The Chrysiogenia bacterium sequence ACCGGTTTCCGTTCAATCTGTTTGTGAAAACAGGCGGGGAAGAAAAATGGCGGGAAGTCCGGGACAATGTACTAACCCGGCTCCTCGCGGCATAGGTACGATTGAGTAACAGCGAACCCATATTCGTGCAACTACCGGAAATCCGGTAGTTTGTACTCCCGTATTCTCCGGCCCCATTTTTCACGGTACGACGTCACTTCAAGCCCCACCACCTCCACCACTTTAGTACTTTTAGAATAAAATTAAGTACTTACGTGGTGGGGCAGTGGTGGCCCTGTGGTGGAGCAGTGGTGGAGCTTGTTTCCGGAGGTTCCAGGAAATTTTCGGCAGCATTTGCCGAATTGCTGAACGATATCAGGGCCATGATGTGAATCGGCAGGGGCGTCAAGTGGTGGAGTGGTGACGGTGGTGGACCTGATACTGTGTTCAAGTCCCAGACATGGGTAGCTGTGATCATATTGGGAAAGCCCCGATGCGGGTATCCTTGACCGCGAAAGGAAGCGACCCATGAGCAAGACGCTCTTCATTCTGAACGACCCTCCCTACGGGACCGAGCGCAGCTACAACGCCCTCCGCTTGGCGGGTGCGCTCTCGCGCAAGGAAGGCGAGGAAGTAAAAGTATTCCTGATCGGCGACGCCGCCGCCTGCGCGAAGAAGGACCAGAAGGTTCCCCAGGGCTACTACAACCTGGAGCAAATGCTCCTCATCGTCTCGCGCCACAAGGGGGAGATCGGCGTGTGCGGCACCTGCATGGACGCGCGGGGTATCACCGACAGCGAGCTCGCGGAGGGAACGCGCCGCGGCACTCTGGAATATCTTACGGGCTGGACGCAGTGGGCGGAGAAGGTGCTCGTATTCTGAGGTTTGACTGCCGCCGGGAAACGCGCTCTCGGTCCTGCCCGCTGCTCCCGAAGGCCGAAAAAGTAGCCGATCCCCCGGCCCGCGCGGGGCTCTTGTCTGGCGACCCCTTCGGATCGCGCCCCGTAAGCCGGGATTCCTGGGCTCGTCGGAGTGCGGCGTGCCGGACGGTCCGTCGACCGTTGAGCAGAAAAATGTGCCGGCTCGCGCAAGGTGAGCTTCTTCGATGCAACGGATCTGCGCCGGTCCTCGCCCCGCTGAAAATGACTTCACCGCCCGGTGCCCACCCAAGGTCTATTTTTGTTCACCTCTCCCCCGCGCATTCTTGAATCCATGAAAGGGACGCCAGGACTCGCGGAGTTTCGCATCCGCCGCAAGATCCAGCAGAAGGAGCTTGCCTTTGAGGCCGGGATTCGCAGGCCGCTTCTCTCGAAGATCGAGAGCGGGCGCGTGAATCCCTCCATCGAAGAAGTGCGCGCCATTGCGCGGGCCCTGGGCGTCTCCCAAGCGGAGGTGCTGGCATGTCTGAAGATTCAGGGTTCGAGAGTCTGGAAGAGACGCAGGGAGCGGACGTAGAAGACTGGGAGGACGAGACTCCGTCTTATCCGTTTGCGGCGCCCTTGCCGAAGGTCACACTTCCACCGGCACCGAAGGCGGCGACTGCCGCTCTTCCCGCTGCGCCGGCTTTGCCCAACCCAGTACCCGCCAGTGTGGAAACTGCACCAAAGCTCCACAGCGCCGAGGACGAGACCCTCGCCAAGATTATCGAGTCGCTGGGCGGCCGCGATCAGGCCAGGCGGCTCACGCTTAGTGTGAAGCGCCGGCGCCGCGGCGAGCCGTGGAAACAGCTGCGCCCCATTCCCATCGAGGACTGGATGGCGCAGGAGGGGCTAACCGCCGCAGAGGTCATCGGCGACCAGTTCGGCAACGGCACCTACAAGTGGGAGCTGCGCAACCAGGGGCGCTACAGCCGCTCGGGCTCGTGCGACCTTGAAGGTTTCGACCACGTGCCCGACGAGAAGATTCTCAACGAAGACGACTTCATGGCGCCAGTCGCCGAGGCCCCTGTGATTCCCGTGGGCGAGATCGTTCAGGGTGCCGTGGAAGCGGCCATGGCGCCAATGGCCGAGCTTGTGGGAAGCCTGCGCGGGGATTTGACCACCATCCTCACGGCGAAGCTTCAGGCGCCGACTCCGCCGCCCCCTGTGCCGCGCATTCCGCAGCCCGACCCGGCCCTCCAGACGCTCATCGGCATCCTGGCCCAGCAAAACACAGCGCTCTTTGAGCTGGTCGGTCGGAGCTTCACCGAGCGCACCGCGCCGGTTCCTGTCACCAACGTGCCTCCCCCAAAAGAGGATCACTTCCGCAGCAGCCTTCGCAATCTGAAAGAATTGGTCGGCATTGCCAACGAACTTCGTAGCGCCGGACTGCCGGTTCCCGAGATGCCCGGCGAGTTTACAGGTGACGAGGAAGATGAGGAGATCGATGATCTGGGTGACGTCCTCGCACTGACAGCCCCGACCGCGGGAGAAGTGGCGGAGAAGAACAACCTCTTCGACCGCGCCGGCGCGCAGGTGAGCCAGTCCCTGGAGCGCGTGCTTTCCAGCTTCCTGCGCTATGGCGAAGAGAAGCTCCAGAGCGAAGTCATGGGTGCGGGAGTCGGCGCGCCCCAACCTGACCGGGCGAGTGCGCCCCTGTCGGGAGCCACCCCCGCCGTGCCGGGTCTCACGCCCGAGACGGTCAAGGAGCTCGAACGCCTCTTCAGCCTGGTGGATCAGTGCGTCCGCGAAGGCGTCACGGTCGAGGAATTCAGAGAGCACGTCCTGCCGCGCGTGCCCGAGGAATTCCTGGAGCTCATGCAGACCGGAAAACTCCACGCGGGCGACCTGGCCGAGCTCTCGAAGTTTCTTGGAAAGCCGGAGATAACGCGGCGGATGCAGGAGCCGGAGGTGCGGGAGTATCTGGGAGAGCTGCTGAATTCGCTTCCCGTATCGGAACACGACACCAGAGAAGGCTTAGAATAGGCGTAGACTGATCGATATACCGGTTTGTCCTGTAACGGCAATTACCTGACACAATAGTCGTATCGGACAAGTTGGGTGATGCCGAAGGCGCAATCCTAGCCGTTTTGGGTTGCTCTTTGGTCACCTTAGACGGCTGGCCTGCAGTGCGCTGAGGCTTGGTCATCTGATAATCCTAAGGCTCAAGGCCCGAACCCGATTGACCGGTTACCCAGGGCGATTTTTGCGTTGAAAGCTGCGCATTGCACAAGAGTTTACAGGTCCAACGCGAGAAAATGTGTGCTGGAACTAAACATTCAGTATTTCCGCTAGTTAGTCGCTGCTTGTTCTTATCTTTTGGAACATCTCCGCGCCCAGAATTGTCCAATTAGACAAAAAGCGTCGCAAATTGGTACAGCACAAAGTTTGACCCCGCGCATTAAATCTGGTTCATGAAGACTAGATCGATCCCGAACGCATTCGGGTAGGGGAACATCATGCGCAAGGTAATCGTCTGTCTTTTTTCAGCCGCCGTCACGTCTATGTCTGGAGTAACTGCCGTTCTGGCGCAACAGACGTACTCAGCCAGTTCGATCCTCGATAGCTCAAATCATTCAGGCAGTGTCCAGGATGCACAGACCCAGGGGGATGACCAGTGGCTGCCGGTGGCACTGCCCCCCGAGTCCACGACAATTGCGCCAGAGGAGATCCTGGATGGCAATTTTGACCCGGCCTCTGTAACGGTCATTCAGGACAATGAGAATAATCAGTGGTTGAGCAAGCCCATCGACCCGCCGGTCGCAACCACCTATCCACCCGAGACGCTTGTTGATTCAGGGAACCTGGATGATACCAACGGACTTGCCGATCTTGTCGAAGATCCAGATCTCTACGCACCAGATTATGCAAGCGCGTCTTGGATGGCGCCGCTGTATGATGGTTCAGACACCTATGTTGAAGTGTCTTTTCCCTACCCTGGAAATGGCTTGCAATCAGGGCCAGACCTTCAGGAATTTCGCGTGCTTGTGTCGCGTAGCCCAAGCAGTAGCAGCCGTACGCCGAGCGTTCGTTTGAGGCTGAAAGTGGGAGGGAGCTTCATTACATCGTCGAACTGGATTGATGTCCCGAGTAATCCAACAGTGGTGAGTTGGACATGGGATGCAGACCTTCTCACAAACCCACCGTATGCCAGCATTTCACTTTATGCAGAGGGGAATGCTTCAGGTGGTCCTGGTGGCCAGCGCTCGACGGTGGCGTTCGGCGGTGTCGAATGGAATGCACTGGTCCGGGCCGACAATGACCGCGACGTCCGGGTTTCATTTCCAGCGTCGGAATATTTGCTGGACGAGACTGCAAATGTTCAGGAGATTAGCGCCTTGCTCCGCAAGTCCGGGACCGGGTCACCAGAATATCAGTTTGAGCTCTGGCGACAAGGTGACCCTGGCCAGCCCAGCACATTGATCCGTCAGGGAAGCCGCCAGGCTTTGCCGGTCGAAACGGTGGAAGAAACGCTGGCCCCGGAAACAATTCTGGATTCCCAGAACCTCGACCCGGTGACGGGTGGGATCGTATACGTTAAGGAGTCGCCTGACAGTTCCGATTTCCAATGGCTGACTGCCTCAGACGGGGATGCCGATACCTATTTGAGTCTTTCCTTTCCAACTCCCAGTAATGATCTATCGCTGGGTAGCAACCTTCAGCAGTTTCGTGTGCGATTGCGCGAACACGTGGAAGCCGGAACGTCGCCCACGGCGACATTCAGGCTCGAATTGTGGGAGTGCGTGGATGGCACTACGGAGGTTCAGCGCGCGGTCGGCAGTGATACCAGTCTGTCGCAGTACATTGGATCAGAGTCGCTGCATCCCGACGAGGTCTTTAACCCCATCAATCTTACCTATGCGACTGACGGGCTGGCCGAACTGGCTGATACCGACGCCTCGTGGATGGAGCCGATTGACGGCGTTGCGGACACTGGCGTGGAAGTATCCTTCCCGACCCCGACGGCGCCGCTTCTGGCGGGCCCTGGAAACCAGGAGGTTCGGGTCGAACTACAGGATATCGCTGTTACCGGCAGTTACACCAACTCCGAATACACGATTGAGGTACTGGATGGGGCAACGACTGTTGCATCGGTGGGGCCTATCAATATCTCGGGTCTTACCGCCCAGGTGATTTCTCTGACCTGGAATGCGGGTGATTTGCCGAATGATCCCTCTGGCGCCGATGTGCGGGTTCGGGTCTCGATTACAGCTGATGGGCCGAGTGGGCAAACATCCGGCACCATGCGCATTGGATCAATCGAATGGATTGCCAAGACTGAGGATCAGGGGCTGGTTGCATCTCTTACATGGGGCGCGAACTCACTCGCTGATCCCACCGGGGCGGATGTTGAGCTTCGCATATACGGTGACGCCGACAGCGACTGGACGACTAGAGGTACGATTGAAATCGGTTCAGCCGAATGGACCGCGAAGGTAAACGACTATGAAGTGGTTGAGACGTTTGCTTGGGAGGTCAGTGAACTGGCCGATCCAGGTGATCCTTACGGGAACCGGGCGGAAGTTCGAATCGTCGGGTTTTCAACGGGGGACAATGCGCTCGAAGTCGGTGCGGTGGAGTGGGTTGCCGCCAACGATGAAAATCTGGACCCGTTTGTCGAATTCGGCTTTAGCAGCCCGGTCGAGCCGTTGGCTCAGGGTGCGGGACTGCA is a genomic window containing:
- a CDS encoding DsrE family protein, producing MSKTLFILNDPPYGTERSYNALRLAGALSRKEGEEVKVFLIGDAAACAKKDQKVPQGYYNLEQMLLIVSRHKGEIGVCGTCMDARGITDSELAEGTRRGTLEYLTGWTQWAEKVLVF
- a CDS encoding helix-turn-helix transcriptional regulator, with translation MKGTPGLAEFRIRRKIQQKELAFEAGIRRPLLSKIESGRVNPSIEEVRAIARALGVSQAEVLACLKIQGSRVWKRRRERT